One region of Collinsella aerofaciens ATCC 25986 genomic DNA includes:
- the greA gene encoding transcription elongation factor GreA gives MDASQIVLTAEGRQKLVEELAWREGDYAKEIVEDIKEARAFGDLSENSEYDAAKDKQAQNAARIAEIQAILANAQVAATTGDLTVSIGSTVSLIDPNGEVMEVTLVGTTETNSLEHKISNESPVGHAIIGHGEGDSVEVVTPSGKTRVYTIAKIAR, from the coding sequence ATGGACGCAAGCCAGATCGTACTGACCGCTGAGGGCCGCCAGAAGCTCGTCGAGGAGCTCGCTTGGCGTGAAGGCGATTACGCCAAGGAGATCGTCGAGGACATCAAGGAAGCCCGCGCGTTCGGCGACCTTTCGGAGAACTCCGAGTACGATGCCGCCAAGGACAAGCAGGCCCAGAACGCCGCTCGTATCGCCGAGATCCAGGCCATCCTCGCCAACGCCCAGGTTGCTGCCACCACGGGTGATCTGACCGTCTCCATCGGTTCCACCGTTTCGTTGATTGATCCCAACGGTGAGGTCATGGAGGTCACGCTCGTCGGTACCACCGAGACCAACTCGCTCGAGCACAAGATCTCCAACGAGTCTCCGGTCGGCCACGCCATCATCGGTCACGGCGAGGGCGACTCCGTTGAGGTCGTTACGCCTTCTGGCAAGACCCGCGTCTACACCATCGCCAAGATCGCACGCTAG
- a CDS encoding Sec-independent protein translocase subunit TatA/TatB yields MFPKGFEWVVILIVALLIFGPKNLPKLGKSLGSTVKNIREGMEGDKGESKQAEDVVVEESEEDKEIADLEAKLAAAKKKKAEDGDADAE; encoded by the coding sequence ATGTTCCCTAAAGGCTTTGAGTGGGTAGTTATCCTTATTGTCGCCCTGTTGATTTTTGGGCCTAAGAACCTGCCGAAGCTCGGCAAGTCGCTTGGCTCTACCGTCAAGAACATCCGTGAGGGCATGGAAGGCGACAAGGGCGAGTCCAAGCAGGCCGAGGACGTTGTGGTCGAGGAGTCCGAGGAGGACAAGGAGATCGCTGACCTCGAGGCCAAGCTCGCTGCTGCCAAGAAAAAGAAGGCAGAGGACGGCGACGCGGACGCAGAGTAG